The Leeia speluncae genome includes the window GTCTTGGTCCAAGAGTATGTTGAGAAAAACTACATTGAAGGTGGTAAGAAACGTACTGAAAAATCAAAAGTGATTCCAATCATCAATGTCTAAAGCAGTTTTGTTGAAAACAATTAGTAAATAGAAAAAATGACAATCTATTTCTTATATTGAGAAATGTTCAAAAGAAATGGCAAAAAATATACAAGCAATTAAAGGTATGAATGACATCCTCCCAGGTGAGAGTGGCCGCTGGGAAGCTTTCGAAAATACTGTTCGTGATGTTTTATTTTCATATGGATATAGAAACATTAGGATGCCAATTGTTGAGCAGACAGATCTATTTGTTCGTTCAATTGGAGAGGTTACTGATATTGTCGAGAAGGAGATGTATACCTTCACAGATCGTCTTAATGGCGATAGCTTGACCTTGCGTCCAGAAGGGACCGCTTCTTGCCTACGTGCAGTGATGGAGCATAATTTGTTATATGATGGTCCGCAAAAGGTATGGTATAGCGGCCCAATGTTTAGACATGAACGCCCACAAAAAGGACGTTATCGTCAGTTCCATCAATTTGGTGCTGAAGCATTGGGTTTGGCTGGTCCAGATGTGGATGCAGAGCAACTGGTGATGCTTTCGGAGTTATGGAGAAAATTAGGTCTCACGGGCTTATCTCTGGAAATCAATACGCTAGGGGATGTCGATAGCCGCGCAGCTCATCGAAATAGCTTGATTGCCTATTTTGAAAAGCACTCAGAATTATTAGATGATGATGCTAAACGACGTTTGCATACAAACCCTTTGCGGATTTTGGATACTAAAAATCCTGCAATGCAGGAAATGGTAAATGCAGCGCCTCAGTTAATTGATTACATAAATGAAGCTGGGTTAAAGCATTTCGAACGTCTTCAATCACTGTTAGCTGCGAGTGATATTTCTTACAATATTAACCCGCGTCTTGTGCGAGGTTTAGATTATTACAATTTAACAGTATTTGAATGGGTGACCAACGAACTTGGTTCTCAAGGTACTGTTTGTGGCGGTGGCCGTTATGATGGTCTAATTGCCCAGTTAGG containing:
- the hisS gene encoding histidine--tRNA ligase, with translation MAKNIQAIKGMNDILPGESGRWEAFENTVRDVLFSYGYRNIRMPIVEQTDLFVRSIGEVTDIVEKEMYTFTDRLNGDSLTLRPEGTASCLRAVMEHNLLYDGPQKVWYSGPMFRHERPQKGRYRQFHQFGAEALGLAGPDVDAEQLVMLSELWRKLGLTGLSLEINTLGDVDSRAAHRNSLIAYFEKHSELLDDDAKRRLHTNPLRILDTKNPAMQEMVNAAPQLIDYINEAGLKHFERLQSLLAASDISYNINPRLVRGLDYYNLTVFEWVTNELGSQGTVCGGGRYDGLIAQLGGKPAPACGFGMGVERLLLLLEAQSVQMPIRKLDVYLVHQGEQASSFAWNVSAALRAKGFSVQQHMGESSFKSQMKKADQSGARFAVIIGDNEAAESKVALKALREESTQQLLTIEELTKAIV